One genomic segment of Burkholderia pyrrocinia includes these proteins:
- the ldcA gene encoding muramoyltetrapeptide carboxypeptidase, translated as MSFQPAASYTIRLLAPSGYPHDPDAINRALERLSTAQHRIENIEATQRRFQRFGGTDGERAGDLNRLADPERPLPEIALAVRGGYGAARILHGLDYRGLERRLRDQPVALVGHSDFTAIQLALYAKARIKTFGGPMLSADFGAQTPSDFTMQHFWQTLTQPSTTIIAEAPQVQTVNVTGTLWGGNLAILTSLIGTPYMPDIEGGILFIEDVNEQPFRIERMIYQLHLSGLLARQQALVLGQFTGARPFEYDNGYDMQAMIDQVREVVGIPVVTGLQFGHVPDLLTLPFGAQAQLVANAHGFRLTLSDYPHLG; from the coding sequence ATGTCCTTCCAGCCCGCCGCGTCCTACACCATTCGCCTGCTGGCGCCGTCCGGTTATCCGCACGACCCCGACGCGATCAATCGCGCGCTCGAACGCCTCAGCACCGCGCAGCATCGCATCGAGAACATCGAAGCGACGCAGCGGCGTTTCCAGCGTTTCGGCGGCACCGACGGCGAGCGGGCAGGCGACCTGAACCGTCTCGCCGATCCCGAGCGGCCGCTGCCGGAAATCGCACTCGCGGTGCGTGGCGGCTACGGTGCCGCGCGAATCCTGCACGGGCTCGACTATCGCGGGCTCGAGCGCAGGCTGCGCGACCAGCCGGTCGCGCTCGTCGGCCACAGCGACTTTACGGCGATCCAGCTCGCGCTGTACGCGAAGGCGCGCATCAAGACGTTCGGCGGCCCGATGCTGTCCGCCGATTTCGGCGCGCAAACGCCGAGCGACTTCACGATGCAGCACTTCTGGCAGACGCTGACGCAGCCGAGCACGACGATCATCGCCGAGGCACCGCAGGTGCAGACCGTGAACGTGACGGGCACGCTGTGGGGCGGCAACCTCGCGATCCTCACGTCGCTCATCGGCACGCCTTACATGCCGGACATCGAAGGCGGCATCCTGTTCATCGAGGACGTCAACGAACAGCCGTTCCGGATCGAGCGGATGATCTATCAACTGCACCTGTCGGGGCTGCTCGCGCGCCAGCAGGCGCTCGTGCTCGGCCAGTTCACCGGCGCGCGGCCGTTCGAATACGACAACGGCTACGACATGCAGGCGATGATCGACCAGGTGCGCGAAGTGGTCGGCATTCCGGTTGTCACGGGGCTGCAGTTCGGCCACGTGCCCGACCTGCTGACGCTGCCGTTCGGTGCGCAGGCGCAACTGGTCGCGAATGCGCACGGTTTCCGGCTGACGCTGTCGGACTATCCGCATCTCGGCTGA
- a CDS encoding GntR family transcriptional regulator, producing MQIMNEPDSHPSGAAGPEAIAERIRTAILEHRLAPGAKLTEAQLCDVFGVKRGTIRQALAQLATDKLVELEPNRGAFVASPTLQDVHEVFEMRRIIELAVVERLATGPGAKRLKGVAALIDKERKAFERHDFAAWIRLSGEFHTALATLMGNATLSECLEGLVARSTLMSALYESHGRSPCSCDDHDEILAALEAGDPKRAVTLMAHHLQHVELKMLDRPAQGQVDLREVFGGA from the coding sequence ATGCAGATCATGAACGAGCCCGATTCCCACCCGTCCGGCGCAGCCGGTCCCGAAGCGATCGCCGAGCGGATCCGCACGGCGATCCTCGAGCATCGGCTCGCGCCCGGCGCGAAGCTGACGGAGGCGCAGCTCTGCGACGTGTTCGGCGTGAAGCGCGGGACGATCCGCCAGGCGCTCGCGCAGCTCGCGACCGACAAGCTGGTCGAACTCGAGCCGAACCGCGGCGCGTTCGTCGCGAGCCCGACGCTGCAGGACGTGCACGAGGTGTTCGAGATGCGCCGGATCATCGAGCTCGCCGTGGTCGAACGGCTCGCGACCGGGCCCGGCGCGAAGCGGCTGAAGGGCGTCGCCGCGCTGATCGACAAGGAACGCAAGGCGTTCGAGCGGCACGACTTCGCGGCATGGATCCGCCTGTCGGGCGAATTCCATACGGCGCTCGCCACGCTGATGGGCAATGCGACGCTCAGCGAGTGCCTCGAAGGGCTCGTCGCACGCTCGACGCTGATGTCGGCGCTGTACGAATCGCACGGGCGCAGCCCGTGTTCGTGCGACGACCACGACGAGATTCTCGCCGCGCTGGAGGCGGGCGATCCGAAGCGGGCGGTGACGCTGATGGCGCACCACCTGCAGCATGTCGAACTGAAGATGCTGGACCGGCCCGCGCAAGGGCAGGTCGATTTGCGCGAAGTGTTCGGCGGCGCCTGA
- a CDS encoding NCS1 family nucleobase:cation symporter-1: MAQFSVAHDSAYPAEEGGEGGDPTLPGGYSERLYNEDLAPLKNQTWGSYNIFAFWMSDVHSVGGYVFAGSLFALGLTSWQVLIALIVGIGIVNLLCNLIARPSQQIGVPYPVACRATFGVLGANVPAVIRGLIAIAWYGIQTYLASSALVIVVLKFFPQWLPYADVHRYGFLGLSAVGWAGFMLLWVLQAFVFWHGMETIKKFIDFAGPAVYVVMFILAGYMVWRAGWRNIGINLGGVKYHGAQVIPVMITAVSLVVSYFSGPMLNFGDFSRYCRSFGEVKRGNFWGLPVNFLAFSLVTVITTAATLPVFGELITDPVETVGRIDHPTAVILGALTFTIATIGINIVANFVSPAFDFSNVAPRLISWRAGGMLAAVASIFITPWNLFNNPAVIHYTLDVLGAFIGPLYGVLIADFYLVKRGRLVRDDLYTMSESGTYWYTGGVNRRALAALLPAAVIAVVCVMVPGWQGVANFSWFIGAGLGFVFYRLLVSTKA; this comes from the coding sequence ATGGCTCAGTTCAGTGTGGCGCACGACAGCGCCTATCCGGCGGAAGAAGGCGGCGAGGGCGGCGACCCGACGCTGCCGGGCGGTTACAGCGAACGTCTGTACAACGAAGATTTGGCACCCCTGAAGAATCAGACGTGGGGCTCGTACAACATCTTCGCATTCTGGATGTCGGACGTGCACAGCGTCGGCGGCTACGTGTTCGCGGGCAGCCTGTTCGCGCTCGGGCTCACGAGCTGGCAGGTGCTGATCGCGCTGATCGTCGGGATCGGCATCGTAAACCTGCTGTGCAACCTGATCGCGCGGCCGAGCCAGCAGATCGGCGTGCCGTATCCGGTCGCGTGCCGCGCGACGTTCGGCGTGCTCGGCGCGAACGTGCCGGCCGTGATCCGCGGGCTGATCGCGATCGCGTGGTACGGCATCCAGACCTATCTCGCGTCGAGCGCGCTCGTGATCGTCGTGCTGAAGTTCTTCCCGCAATGGCTGCCGTACGCGGACGTGCATCGCTACGGCTTCCTCGGGCTGTCCGCGGTCGGCTGGGCCGGCTTCATGCTGCTGTGGGTGCTGCAGGCGTTCGTGTTCTGGCACGGGATGGAGACGATCAAGAAGTTCATCGACTTCGCGGGCCCGGCCGTTTATGTCGTGATGTTCATCCTCGCCGGCTACATGGTGTGGCGCGCGGGCTGGCGCAATATCGGCATCAACCTCGGCGGCGTCAAGTACCACGGTGCGCAAGTGATCCCGGTGATGATCACGGCCGTGTCGCTGGTCGTGTCGTACTTCTCCGGGCCGATGCTGAACTTCGGCGATTTTTCGCGCTACTGCCGCTCGTTCGGCGAAGTGAAGCGCGGCAATTTCTGGGGGCTGCCCGTCAACTTCCTCGCGTTCTCGCTGGTCACGGTGATCACGACGGCAGCGACGCTGCCCGTGTTCGGCGAACTCATCACCGATCCCGTCGAGACGGTCGGCCGCATCGACCATCCGACCGCGGTGATCCTCGGCGCGCTGACGTTCACGATCGCGACGATCGGCATCAACATCGTCGCGAACTTCGTGTCGCCCGCGTTCGACTTCTCGAATGTTGCGCCGCGGCTGATCAGCTGGCGCGCGGGCGGGATGCTCGCGGCCGTCGCGTCGATCTTCATCACGCCGTGGAACCTGTTCAACAACCCGGCCGTGATCCACTACACGCTCGACGTGCTCGGCGCGTTCATCGGCCCGCTGTACGGCGTGCTGATCGCCGACTTCTATCTCGTCAAGCGCGGCCGGCTCGTGCGCGACGACCTGTACACGATGTCGGAAAGCGGCACCTACTGGTATACGGGCGGCGTGAACCGCCGCGCGCTCGCCGCGCTGCTGCCGGCCGCGGTGATCGCGGTCGTTTGCGTGATGGTGCCGGGCTGGCAGGGCGTCGCGAACTTCTCGTGGTTCATCGGCGCGGGGCTCGGCTTCGTGTTCTACCGGCTGCTTGTGAGCACGAAGGCCTGA
- a CDS encoding aspartate/glutamate racemase family protein: MKIRLINPNTTQRMTETMGRCVRDVAAAGTEIVAVSPPMGPPSIEGYYDEALATPGLLAEIVQGERDGFDAYVIACFGDPGLYAARELAHGPVIGIAEAAMHAASVLAPGFSVVTTLARTCGMAWHLAERYGMKRFCRNVRATDVAVLELDRPGSAARRIIVDECRRALDEDGADAIVLGCAGMAEFAHEIEQQIGAPVVEGVTAAVKWAEALVSLRLATAKRGDYARPLAKRYDGAFARFSPPDGDAAEAAPNLPQPHIHTV, translated from the coding sequence ATGAAGATCCGACTGATCAATCCGAATACGACGCAGCGGATGACCGAAACGATGGGCCGCTGCGTACGCGACGTCGCGGCCGCCGGCACGGAGATCGTCGCGGTGAGCCCGCCGATGGGGCCGCCGTCGATCGAAGGGTATTACGACGAGGCGCTCGCGACGCCCGGGCTGCTCGCCGAGATCGTGCAGGGCGAGCGTGACGGCTTCGACGCGTACGTGATCGCGTGCTTCGGCGATCCGGGCCTCTACGCGGCGCGCGAGCTCGCGCACGGGCCGGTGATCGGGATCGCCGAGGCCGCGATGCATGCGGCGAGCGTGCTCGCGCCGGGCTTTTCGGTCGTCACGACGCTCGCGCGCACCTGCGGGATGGCATGGCACCTGGCTGAACGCTACGGGATGAAGCGGTTCTGCCGCAACGTGCGCGCGACCGACGTCGCGGTGCTCGAACTCGACCGGCCGGGCTCGGCCGCGCGCCGGATCATCGTCGACGAATGCCGGCGCGCGCTCGACGAGGACGGCGCCGACGCGATCGTGCTCGGCTGCGCGGGAATGGCCGAGTTCGCGCACGAGATCGAGCAGCAGATCGGCGCGCCGGTGGTCGAGGGCGTCACGGCGGCCGTCAAGTGGGCCGAGGCGCTCGTTTCGTTGCGCCTCGCGACCGCGAAGCGCGGCGATTACGCGCGGCCGCTGGCGAAGCGCTACGACGGCGCATTCGCCCGCTTCAGCCCGCCGGACGGGGATGCGGCGGAAGCGGCCCCGAATTTGCCGCAACCGCACATACACACCGTCTGA
- the puuE gene encoding allantoinase PuuE: MSLDPNYPRDLIGYGRHPVQANWPGRARVAVQFVLNYEEGGENCVLHGDPGSEQFLSEIVGAAAYPDRHMSMESIYEYGSRAGVWRILREFEKRGLPLTVFGVGMAIERHPELARAFVELGHEIACHGWRWIHYQSMTPELEAEHMRLGMEAIERVTGERPLGWYTGRDSPNTHRLVAEYGGFLYDSDNYGDDLPFWMDVGVSGGGTSPQLIVPYTLDTNDMRFATPQGFNTGDHFFDYLRDAFDVLYAEGDEAPKMLSIGMHCRLLGRPGRFRGLQRFLDHIEKHDRVWVTRRVDIARHWREHHPYQPNHRNEGKA, translated from the coding sequence ATGTCACTCGATCCCAACTATCCTCGCGACCTGATCGGCTACGGCCGCCATCCCGTTCAGGCGAACTGGCCGGGGCGCGCCCGCGTCGCCGTGCAATTCGTGCTGAACTACGAGGAGGGCGGCGAGAACTGCGTGCTGCACGGCGATCCGGGCTCCGAGCAGTTCCTGTCCGAAATCGTCGGCGCGGCCGCGTATCCGGACCGCCACATGAGCATGGAGTCGATCTACGAATACGGGTCGCGGGCCGGCGTGTGGCGCATCCTGCGCGAATTCGAGAAGCGCGGGTTGCCGCTGACGGTGTTCGGCGTCGGCATGGCGATCGAGCGTCATCCGGAGCTCGCGCGCGCGTTCGTCGAGCTCGGCCATGAGATCGCGTGCCACGGCTGGCGCTGGATCCACTACCAGAGCATGACGCCGGAACTCGAGGCCGAGCACATGCGCCTCGGGATGGAAGCGATCGAGCGCGTGACCGGCGAGCGCCCGCTCGGCTGGTATACCGGCCGCGACAGCCCCAATACGCACCGCCTGGTCGCGGAATACGGCGGCTTCCTGTACGACTCGGACAACTACGGCGACGACCTGCCGTTCTGGATGGACGTCGGCGTGTCGGGCGGCGGCACGTCGCCGCAACTGATCGTGCCGTACACGCTCGACACGAACGACATGCGTTTCGCGACGCCGCAGGGCTTCAACACCGGCGATCACTTCTTCGACTACCTGCGCGACGCGTTCGACGTGTTGTACGCGGAGGGCGACGAGGCGCCGAAGATGCTGTCGATCGGCATGCACTGCCGACTGCTCGGCCGGCCGGGCCGGTTCCGCGGGCTGCAGCGTTTCCTCGATCACATCGAGAAGCACGATCGCGTATGGGTGACGCGCCGTGTCGATATCGCGCGTCACTGGCGTGAACATCATCCGTATCAGCCCAATCATCGAAACGAAGGGAAAGCATGA
- the uraD gene encoding 2-oxo-4-hydroxy-4-carboxy-5-ureidoimidazoline decarboxylase, translating to MKAMRYTLDQLNTMAPSAFVAALSGIFEHSPWVAEVAAGERPFASIDALHETMSGAVETGGEARQLALINAHPELAGKAAVRGELTAESTREQSGAGLGECTQEEFDKLLTLNRTYREKFGFPFILAVRGYDRHGIIANFESRVNHSRTEELRTSLDQIYRIARFRLDDLIDA from the coding sequence ATGAAGGCGATGCGCTACACGTTGGATCAACTGAACACGATGGCGCCGAGCGCATTTGTCGCGGCGCTGTCGGGGATCTTCGAACATTCGCCGTGGGTGGCCGAGGTCGCCGCGGGCGAGCGGCCGTTCGCGAGCATCGATGCGCTGCACGAGACGATGTCGGGTGCGGTGGAAACGGGCGGCGAAGCGCGCCAGCTCGCACTGATCAACGCTCACCCGGAGCTGGCCGGCAAGGCCGCCGTGCGCGGCGAGCTGACGGCCGAGTCGACGCGCGAGCAGAGCGGCGCGGGCCTCGGCGAGTGCACGCAGGAAGAGTTCGACAAGCTGCTGACGCTGAACCGCACGTATCGCGAGAAGTTCGGCTTCCCGTTCATCCTCGCCGTGCGCGGCTATGACCGGCACGGCATCATCGCGAACTTCGAGTCGCGCGTGAATCATTCGCGTACCGAGGAACTGCGCACGAGCCTCGACCAGATCTACCGGATCGCGCGCTTTCGCCTCGACGACCTGATCGACGCCTGA
- the alc gene encoding allantoicase, with amino-acid sequence MAVPLLDPNAPDFTRRYVNLADPRLGAQALEASDDFFAPKDRMLNPEPAVFIPGKYDDHGKWMDGWETRRKRTTGYDWCIVKLARPGVIKGFDIDTSHFTGNFPPAASVEAAFVADGAPTHAAEWVEIVPSTTLQGNSHHYVEASDARAFTHLRVNIYPDGGIARLRVYGQPQLDWAGASATEQFDLAAMENGGYVVAANNQHFGVASNLLLPGRGVNMGDGWETRRRREPGNDWAIVALAQPGVIRKIEVDTAFFKGNYPDRCSIQAAYVSGGTDSSLITQSMFWPVLLGEQKLQMDKQHYFEHDIASLGPVTHVRLNIIPDGGVSRLRLWGTLDK; translated from the coding sequence ATGGCTGTTCCGCTTCTCGATCCCAACGCCCCCGATTTCACGCGGCGCTACGTGAATCTCGCCGACCCGCGTCTCGGTGCGCAGGCGCTCGAAGCCAGCGACGATTTCTTCGCGCCGAAGGACCGGATGCTGAACCCCGAGCCGGCCGTTTTCATTCCCGGCAAATACGACGACCACGGCAAGTGGATGGACGGCTGGGAGACGCGCCGCAAGCGCACGACGGGCTATGACTGGTGCATCGTCAAGCTCGCGCGCCCGGGCGTGATCAAGGGCTTCGACATCGACACGAGCCACTTCACCGGCAACTTCCCGCCGGCCGCGTCGGTCGAGGCCGCCTTCGTGGCCGACGGCGCGCCGACGCATGCGGCCGAGTGGGTCGAGATCGTGCCGTCGACGACGCTGCAGGGCAACAGCCATCACTACGTCGAAGCGAGCGACGCACGCGCATTCACGCACCTGCGCGTGAACATCTACCCGGATGGCGGCATTGCACGCCTGCGCGTGTACGGCCAGCCGCAACTCGACTGGGCCGGCGCGAGCGCGACCGAGCAGTTCGATCTCGCGGCGATGGAAAACGGCGGTTATGTCGTGGCCGCGAACAACCAGCACTTCGGCGTCGCGTCGAACCTGCTGCTGCCGGGCCGCGGCGTGAACATGGGCGACGGCTGGGAAACCCGTCGCCGCCGCGAACCGGGCAACGACTGGGCGATCGTCGCGCTCGCGCAGCCGGGCGTGATCCGCAAGATCGAAGTCGATACCGCGTTCTTCAAGGGCAACTACCCGGACCGCTGCTCGATCCAGGCCGCCTACGTGTCGGGCGGCACCGACAGCTCGCTGATCACGCAGTCGATGTTCTGGCCGGTGCTGCTCGGCGAACAGAAGCTGCAGATGGACAAGCAGCATTACTTCGAACACGACATCGCGTCGCTCGGCCCCGTCACGCACGTGCGACTGAACATCATCCCGGACGGCGGCGTGTCGCGCCTGCGTCTGTGGGGGACGCTCGACAAATGA
- a CDS encoding ureidoglycolate lyase — protein MKTLVIEPLTKEAFAPFGDVIETEGAKQIPINLGTTIRFHDLAKVDVTDEDGRTLVNLFRGQPRTLPFEVKMLERHPLGSQAFVPLNDQPYLVVVAPAGDLDPAQIRAFVTSGWQGVNYAKGVWHHPLIALGGVSDFVVVDRGGDGLNLNEQDLQESLWLTDEALHALTA, from the coding sequence ATGAAGACGCTTGTTATCGAACCGCTGACCAAGGAAGCGTTCGCGCCGTTCGGCGACGTGATCGAAACGGAAGGGGCGAAGCAGATTCCGATCAACCTCGGCACGACGATCCGCTTTCATGATCTCGCGAAAGTCGACGTGACCGATGAAGACGGCCGCACGCTCGTCAACCTGTTCCGCGGCCAGCCGCGCACGCTGCCGTTCGAAGTGAAGATGCTCGAGCGGCACCCGCTCGGCAGCCAGGCATTCGTGCCGCTGAACGACCAGCCGTATCTCGTCGTCGTGGCGCCTGCCGGCGATCTCGACCCGGCGCAGATCCGCGCATTCGTGACGAGCGGCTGGCAGGGCGTCAACTATGCGAAGGGCGTGTGGCATCACCCGCTGATCGCGCTCGGCGGCGTCAGCGACTTCGTCGTCGTCGATCGCGGCGGTGACGGCCTGAACCTCAACGAGCAGGATCTGCAGGAATCGCTGTGGCTCACCGACGAGGCGCTGCACGCGCTGACGGCCTGA
- a CDS encoding LysR family transcriptional regulator, with protein sequence MDRFDAMQAFARVVEAGSFTKAAETLHMSRTTVTQLVQQLEARLRVKLFNRTTRKVVVTADGAAYYERVVRLLADMDDAETSLSAASASPRGRLRVDVPSPFARLILIPALPAFHARYPDLQLDMGVSDRVVDVIGENVDCVVRGGEPADRSLAARRVGDLRLGVYASPAYLARAGTPSHPDELEDTHHRTVGFLWARTGKALPFAMECDGERVDVRGRYVLAVDDGNAYLEAGLAGLGILWLPDYMAAAYRARGELMPLFEAWQLEPMPMYVAFPPNRHVSAKVRVFVDWIADLMAQHAPVANRRRGGNGSRDTRKAVAT encoded by the coding sequence ATGGATCGATTCGACGCAATGCAGGCGTTCGCCCGCGTAGTGGAAGCCGGCAGCTTCACGAAGGCAGCCGAAACGCTGCACATGAGCCGCACCACCGTCACGCAACTGGTGCAGCAGCTCGAAGCGCGGCTGCGCGTGAAGCTGTTCAACCGCACGACACGCAAGGTCGTCGTCACGGCCGACGGCGCCGCGTACTACGAGCGCGTGGTGCGGCTGCTGGCCGACATGGACGATGCCGAAACGAGCCTGTCCGCGGCGTCCGCGTCGCCGAGGGGGCGACTGCGCGTGGACGTGCCGAGCCCGTTCGCGCGCCTGATCCTGATCCCCGCGCTGCCGGCGTTTCACGCACGCTATCCGGACCTCCAGCTCGACATGGGCGTCAGCGACCGCGTGGTGGACGTGATCGGCGAGAACGTCGACTGCGTGGTGCGCGGCGGCGAACCGGCCGACCGCTCGCTGGCCGCTCGCCGCGTCGGCGACCTGCGGCTCGGCGTGTACGCGTCACCGGCCTATCTCGCGCGCGCCGGCACGCCGTCGCATCCGGACGAACTGGAAGACACGCATCACCGGACCGTCGGTTTCCTGTGGGCGCGTACCGGCAAGGCGTTGCCGTTTGCGATGGAATGCGACGGCGAGCGCGTCGACGTGCGCGGGCGCTACGTGCTCGCGGTCGACGACGGCAATGCGTACCTCGAGGCCGGCCTCGCCGGGCTGGGCATTCTGTGGCTGCCCGACTACATGGCTGCCGCGTATCGTGCGCGCGGCGAACTGATGCCGCTGTTCGAGGCGTGGCAGCTCGAACCGATGCCGATGTACGTCGCGTTCCCGCCGAACCGGCACGTCAGCGCGAAGGTGCGCGTCTTCGTCGACTGGATCGCCGACCTGATGGCGCAGCATGCGCCGGTCGCGAACCGGAGGCGCGGCGGCAACGGTTCGCGCGACACGCGCAAGGCCGTGGCGACCTGA
- a CDS encoding RidA family protein: MAKRNVVFPPGRQALYERNRYSPALRSNGFLFVSGQVGSRDDGSPEPELGAQVRRAFDNLNAVLRAAGCTFDDVVDVTVFLVDPEATFERIWEIVPEYWGDAPHPTLTAVGVTWLYGFRFEIKAIARLPEPVDG, from the coding sequence ATGGCAAAGCGTAACGTAGTTTTCCCGCCCGGTCGCCAGGCGCTGTATGAGCGCAACCGCTATTCGCCGGCGTTGCGCTCGAACGGTTTCCTGTTCGTATCCGGGCAGGTCGGCAGCCGCGACGACGGTTCGCCCGAGCCGGAGCTGGGCGCGCAGGTCCGCCGCGCGTTCGACAACCTGAACGCGGTGCTGCGCGCGGCCGGCTGCACATTCGACGACGTCGTCGACGTGACGGTGTTCCTCGTCGACCCCGAAGCGACGTTCGAGCGGATCTGGGAGATCGTCCCCGAGTATTGGGGCGATGCGCCGCACCCGACGCTGACCGCCGTCGGCGTGACCTGGCTGTACGGCTTCCGGTTCGAGATCAAGGCGATCGCGCGGCTGCCGGAGCCCGTCGACGGGTGA
- a CDS encoding aminotransferase class IV family protein has protein sequence MTAAPFPSVTQLNGVAATQDALAALAFAGHAHFTAMQVRDGRVRGLDLHLARLRDASNALFGQALPDERIRAFLRAALERAPAALSLSATVHATTGEFIAARDDEALDVLVRTGAPSSGPAGPLDLALFEYERVLPEIKHVGEVAKTHFLRRAVAQGFDDAAFTDRHGRISEGSIWNLAFWADDAVVWPVAGMLGGVTMRIVRRQLARLGVAQHDRELTPADLPSMAGAVVMNSWTPGIAVRRFGTATLPDSPSFAALLHRAYEQEPFVAP, from the coding sequence ATGACCGCTGCCCCGTTCCCGTCCGTCACCCAGCTCAACGGCGTGGCCGCCACGCAAGACGCGCTCGCCGCGCTGGCGTTCGCGGGCCATGCGCATTTCACTGCGATGCAGGTGCGCGACGGCCGCGTGCGCGGCCTCGACCTGCACCTCGCACGGTTGCGCGATGCCTCGAACGCGCTGTTCGGCCAGGCGTTGCCCGACGAGCGGATTCGCGCGTTCCTGCGCGCCGCGCTCGAGCGCGCACCGGCGGCGCTGTCGCTGAGCGCGACCGTGCATGCGACGACAGGAGAATTCATCGCGGCGCGCGACGACGAAGCACTCGACGTGCTGGTCCGTACCGGCGCGCCGTCGTCGGGGCCGGCCGGCCCGCTCGATCTCGCGCTCTTCGAATACGAGCGCGTGCTGCCCGAAATCAAGCACGTCGGCGAAGTCGCGAAGACGCACTTCCTGCGCCGCGCGGTCGCGCAGGGTTTCGACGATGCGGCGTTCACCGATCGCCACGGGCGCATCAGCGAAGGCTCGATCTGGAATCTGGCGTTCTGGGCCGACGACGCGGTCGTATGGCCGGTGGCCGGCATGCTCGGCGGCGTCACGATGCGCATCGTGCGCCGCCAACTGGCGCGCCTCGGCGTCGCGCAGCACGATCGCGAACTGACGCCTGCCGATCTTCCTTCGATGGCCGGCGCCGTCGTGATGAATTCGTGGACGCCCGGTATCGCCGTGCGCCGGTTCGGCACGGCGACACTGCCCGACTCGCCGTCGTTCGCTGCGTTGCTGCATCGCGCGTATGAACAGGAACCGTTCGTCGCGCCGTAA
- a CDS encoding ACT domain-containing protein has protein sequence MSQPENDLAILLRTMQPELHPGAFAFVSLSTDANVSLSETIATFREAEGLTVVVGEEAAARHGWPVLFRAAWITLTVHSDLAAVGLTAAFARALGAAGISCNVMAAAYHDHIFVPFDDGPRALDALVALQRDAMHG, from the coding sequence ATGAGCCAACCTGAAAACGATCTCGCAATCCTGCTGCGCACGATGCAACCCGAACTGCATCCCGGCGCATTCGCGTTCGTATCGCTGTCGACCGATGCAAACGTATCGTTATCCGAAACGATTGCGACGTTCCGCGAAGCGGAAGGATTGACGGTCGTGGTCGGCGAGGAGGCAGCCGCGCGTCACGGCTGGCCCGTGCTGTTCCGCGCCGCGTGGATCACGCTGACCGTGCATTCCGACCTTGCGGCCGTTGGCCTCACGGCGGCGTTCGCGCGGGCGCTTGGCGCGGCCGGCATCAGTTGCAACGTGATGGCCGCTGCGTATCATGACCACATCTTCGTGCCGTTCGATGACGGCCCGCGCGCGCTCGATGCACTCGTCGCGCTGCAGCGCGACGCGATGCACGGCTAG